The genomic window AACAGTGAAAGGCAAAATGTCTCTCGCTTTGAGGCCTGTGATAGAGAGTAGAGGAAGTGCCCAAAATGGTTGAAGCATATTGGTTAGCTGATCTCCGTAAGCCATCGACATGATGCTTTTGCCAATGTCCAGTCCCATTTTTTGCGAAGCTTCGATTAAAATGGGCCCTTGTACCATCCATTGTCCGCCGCCGCTAGGCACGAGGATATTCACAAATCCGGCAGAGATGAAAGAAAAGATGGGGTAGGTGTTTTGATTTGAAATCGAAACGAAAAAAGCTGAGATATCACCCACAATTCCTGCACCCTTCATGATCCCGAGAATTCCGAAGTATAGCGGGAATTGGATTAGAATTCCCGATGCCCCGCCAATGGCGTCTTCGACAGCTTCGGCAAAGCTGCTCAAATTCCCATGAGCAATTAACCCAAGTCCTAGGAAGGTGGTATTGATGAAATTCGGATTTACGAAATTCCCATTGCCTGATTGGATAGAATGGGTTGCTATGGCGGCCGCTGTTATAAGAGTAGAAAGTCCCAATACCATCGACAGAGCGGGATGGAAATCGAGTTTTTCAGCGAAGCCTCTTGCCTCTGATTTCTGCTCCTTTTTCCTGAAATGATGAAGTATGTAGTGGGTTGAAATACTGTTTTTCCCGATGGCATAGGCGCAAAACGGCAAAATCAAAATCAGCGCAAGCGAAACGGATAGATTCATCGGTGAAAAAACCGTTTCACTAAATCCGACGACTGTGGGAAGTGTGCTGACATCTATTGAACTGCTCCCCTCCAGTAGGGAGGCCAAATGACCTTCCTCAGCAGCTTTAATCGTTGAACTACCTGATATTCCCCCGTGCCAAACCAGTAAGCCTGTGTAGCCACAAGCTCCGATCAGAGGGTAGTTGATTTTGTTTCCCTTCTGAACTGCATATTCACCGACTTTTCTGGCGAATATGGCCCCAAAAATCAGGGCTAGTCCCCAATTAATTAGACCAAGAATGACACAAGCTGCAGTAATAATAGCAGCAGCCTTTGGAGTGGTATCGCAATACTTTGTTGCGCGCTTGATGAAATCATCTATCGGTGGAGCCAGTGCCAGGACATGCCCCAAAACCAAAATGAGCATCATTTGGTAGGCAAACACCAAAAGCGGAGCGTTCCAAATGCCGTCATACCAGTACCCGACTACTTCTATACCATGATTTAAGAAGTTTTCGCCTGATGGCTTAAAGAAAAACACAGCCGTGCCAAATACAGCAAATGTCAATATTACTGCCAGCGTAAATGGCGATGGCAGCAGATTGTGAAATGCGCGTTCGAAACGACCGGCGACAGACATTACCTAGAAAGGAAGGTCATCGGTGCCATCATCCAAATTAGCCGGCTCGCTTTGTGGAAGTGGTGGAAGGTCGGAACCGATTTTCTCCGTTTCTGCCTTTTCCAATCTCCAAGCATCGAGAGAATTGAAAAAACGCGTTTCTCCGGTTTTCGGATTTTGCCATCTTCTTCCACGGATATTGAAATTCACCTTCAACATATCCCCTTCATTGTAAGGGTCTAGTAAATCCACTCGATCCTGAGTAAGCTGAAAAATAATTTCTTGGGGGTACTGACTTCCTTCATCAGCAATGACGAATTCGCGTTTTTTGAATTTATCGGTTACCTGTTCAGTACCGTTTTTTACTACTAATTTTCCGTTGATTGAAAACATAACTTGTAATTTTTTAATTGTTAAAACTCATGAGGGTCATCCATGCTTCTTTGACTTTTCCCTCTCTTAATAAATCATGAGCCTTCTCGTGAAGCCGTCGCTCCAGCTCGTGTGGAGAATCTTCCAGCTCTACGAAAAGATCGCTTAGTTCGATTAATCTATAGTCATTGACATCTGTCTCGTTGGGTAGCTCTTCAACATTGCCTAGACGGCCGAGGTCATTGCCTGTTAAGATAGCACTATTTCTGATTTCAGATGGTATTTGATCCACTCCAATTCCCATTGTTCTAAGTGGTTTTTCAACTTCAAATAAGGCTTCGCCATGTGCGCGGGTGTAGTAGTCTCCTCCCATACGGCCCACTGTATCGATTTTTGTTTGATCTATCTGAAGCTCCTCATTAATTAAGTCTTCACGCACGTGAATTTTCACCACCTCACAGATGATCAGGTTTCCAGCTCCTCCTTCTTTCCCAAGCTCCACGATTTCATTCACCTTGCACTCATACTGCACAGGGCTTTCTTTTACTCGCGGAGGTTTGACTATGTCAGAAGAAATCGTCGTAAGTCCTGCTTTCGCGAATTCGTTCACACCCTCCGGATATTCTGTGCTGGAAAGGGACATTTGCTCCACGATGGAATAATCCACAATATTTATAACCACTTCCGGGTGAACTTTCGCGTTCTCGTAGCTATGTTTTGTGGTATTGTCTCGACCTCTACGAGCTGGCGAAAAAATAAGAATAGGAGGATTCGCACTAAAAATGTTGAAATAGCTAAATGGAGAAAGGTTAACAACCCCATCCTTATTTACCGTACTGGCAAACGCGATGGGCCGCGGACCGATTGATCCCAGAAGGATTCCGTGTAGCTTGGCAACACTTAATTCGGAAGGAATAAAACTGCGCATAATCCGTTTTTTGCAAAAGTAAAAACTTTAATTCCTTAGAGAGTTTGTCGGAACGCTTTGTGAATAATTCTTTCTAACTATCTTTGCGGTCGCCAAAGCGCAAAAAGCGGATGTGGTGAAATTGGTAGACACGCTAGACTTAGGATCTAGTGCCGCGAGGCTTGGGGGTTCGAGTCCCTTCATCCGCACAACACTTCGGGAGTCCATACGGACTCCCTTTTTATTTGAGTTGAAATGGCGGCCAATCGACCGTCATTTCTAAGATTTACAGTATATTTGCACCCCGATTTTCAAAGGGATGATCATATTTAATGCCTTGTTTTTATGCAGATTACAC from Cryomorphaceae bacterium 1068 includes these protein-coding regions:
- a CDS encoding TIGR00366 family protein, with amino-acid sequence MSVAGRFERAFHNLLPSPFTLAVILTFAVFGTAVFFFKPSGENFLNHGIEVVGYWYDGIWNAPLLVFAYQMMLILVLGHVLALAPPIDDFIKRATKYCDTTPKAAAIITAACVILGLINWGLALIFGAIFARKVGEYAVQKGNKINYPLIGACGYTGLLVWHGGISGSSTIKAAEEGHLASLLEGSSSIDVSTLPTVVGFSETVFSPMNLSVSLALILILPFCAYAIGKNSISTHYILHHFRKKEQKSEARGFAEKLDFHPALSMVLGLSTLITAAAIATHSIQSGNGNFVNPNFINTTFLGLGLIAHGNLSSFAEAVEDAIGGASGILIQFPLYFGILGIMKGAGIVGDISAFFVSISNQNTYPIFSFISAGFVNILVPSGGGQWMVQGPILIEASQKMGLDIGKSIMSMAYGDQLTNMLQPFWALPLLSITGLKARDILPFTVYFMLIAAVIYIAGLLVF
- a CDS encoding DUF3127 domain-containing protein, with the translated sequence MFSINGKLVVKNGTEQVTDKFKKREFVIADEGSQYPQEIIFQLTQDRVDLLDPYNEGDMLKVNFNIRGRRWQNPKTGETRFFNSLDAWRLEKAETEKIGSDLPPLPQSEPANLDDGTDDLPF
- a CDS encoding flavin reductase family protein, which translates into the protein MRSFIPSELSVAKLHGILLGSIGPRPIAFASTVNKDGVVNLSPFSYFNIFSANPPILIFSPARRGRDNTTKHSYENAKVHPEVVINIVDYSIVEQMSLSSTEYPEGVNEFAKAGLTTISSDIVKPPRVKESPVQYECKVNEIVELGKEGGAGNLIICEVVKIHVREDLINEELQIDQTKIDTVGRMGGDYYTRAHGEALFEVEKPLRTMGIGVDQIPSEIRNSAILTGNDLGRLGNVEELPNETDVNDYRLIELSDLFVELEDSPHELERRLHEKAHDLLREGKVKEAWMTLMSFNN